Proteins found in one Hevea brasiliensis isolate MT/VB/25A 57/8 chromosome 18, ASM3005281v1, whole genome shotgun sequence genomic segment:
- the LOC131175992 gene encoding uncharacterized protein LOC131175992, with amino-acid sequence MALTYTQFLMLLLIAYMLLGVTVASKGFNYGSPQTTYSDTPNRIIVGGSAYWSFGFNYSVWAFKNGPFYVNDTLVFKYDLPSENNTYPHNVYLVPDMRSFLTCNLSKGVKIANESQGAGEGFEFVLNKWRPYYFACGASDGYHCNVGGMKFFVLPLLRRWHY; translated from the exons ATGGCTTTAACCTACACCCAATTTCTCATGCTTTTGCTTATTGCATACATGCTTCTTGGAGTTACAGTGGCCAGCAAAGGCTTCAACTATGGCTCTCCTCAAACTACTTATTCAGATACTCCTAACAGGATCATTGTTGGTGGCTCTGCATATTGGAGCTTCGGCTTTAACTACTCCGTTTGGGCTTTCAAGAACGGCCCTTTCTACGTCAATGATACTCTAG TGTTCAAGTATGATCTGCCAAGCGAGAACAACACATATCCTCACAACGTCTACTTGGTACCAGACATGCGAAGTTTCTTGACATGTAACCTTTCCAAGGGTGTGAAGATTGCGAATGAGTCTCAAGGAGCCGGTGAGGGTTTCGAGTTCGTGTTAAACAAGTGGAGGCCTTACTATTTTGCCTGTGGTGCAAGCGATGGCTACCATTGCAATGTCGGCGGGATGAAGTTCTTTGTTCTGCCACTGCTTCGTCGTTGGCACTACTAA
- the LOC110648557 gene encoding uncharacterized protein LOC110648557: MDPKYTQALVLVLFASILGVSNSYLNKDWQYSDWGSKRGSHRPGYTATPNKIIVGGSANWTFGFNYSVWAFKSGPFYVNDTLVFKYDPPSEKNIHPHSVYLLPDMWSFINCNLTRGVKIANETQGAGEGFRFVLKNWKPYYFACGASDGYHCNVGRMKFFVMPYLRRWHY; this comes from the exons ATGGATCCAAAGTACACACAGGCACTCGTACTTGTGCTCTTTGCTTCCATATTGGGAGTTAGCAATAGCTATCTCAACAAGGATTGGCAGTACAGTGACTGGGGTTCCAAACGTGGCTCCCATAGACCTGGCTATACTGCTACTCCTAACAAGATCATCGTCGGTGGCTCCGCCAACTGGACCTTCGGCTTTAACTATTCTGTTTGGGCTTTCAAGAGCGGCCCCTTCTACGTAAATGACACCCTAG TGTTCAAGTATGATCCGCCAAGCGAGAAGAACATACATCCTCACAGCGTCTACTTGTTACCAGACATGTGGAGTTTCATAAATTGTAACCTGACAAGGGGTGTAAAGATTGCGAATGAGACACAGGGAGCCGGTGAGGGTTTCCGGTTTGTATTAAAGAACTGGAAGCCTTACTACTTTGCCTGTGGTGCAAGCGATGGCTACCATTGCAATGTTGGCCGGATGAAGTTCTTTGTTATGCCATATCTTCGTCGTTGGCATTATTGA
- the LOC110648556 gene encoding uncharacterized protein LOC110648556 isoform X1, giving the protein MDDLLTQGLDVDGSSYKKLSSGKYACLVCPHNPILDSPLMLSVSYCIPYLLIFSVHSIGSRHLAAESRLKKKESVRKDEINKRLALSDSPVGSFDSTNLNNKG; this is encoded by the exons ATGGATGATCTTCTGACACAAGGCCTTGATGTTGATGGGTCTTCCTATAAGAAGCTTTCCAGCGGCAAATACGCATGTCTTGTTTGTCCTCACAATCCCATTCTTGATTCTCCTCTCATGCTCTCTGTAAGCTACTGCATACCTTACCTTCTTATCTTCTCT GTGCATAGCATTGGCTCACGCCATCTTGCTGCAGAATCCAGGCTGAAGAAAAAAGAATCTGTGAGAAAGGATGAGATAAACAAGAGACTGGCATTATCAGATTCTCCTGTTGGCTCATTCGACTCTACTAATTTAAACAACAAAGGTTAG
- the LOC110648556 gene encoding uncharacterized protein LOC110648556 isoform X2 produces MDDLLTQGLDVDGSSYKKLSSGKYACLVCPHNPILDSPLMLSVHSIGSRHLAAESRLKKKESVRKDEINKRLALSDSPVGSFDSTNLNNKG; encoded by the exons ATGGATGATCTTCTGACACAAGGCCTTGATGTTGATGGGTCTTCCTATAAGAAGCTTTCCAGCGGCAAATACGCATGTCTTGTTTGTCCTCACAATCCCATTCTTGATTCTCCTCTCATGCTCTCT GTGCATAGCATTGGCTCACGCCATCTTGCTGCAGAATCCAGGCTGAAGAAAAAAGAATCTGTGAGAAAGGATGAGATAAACAAGAGACTGGCATTATCAGATTCTCCTGTTGGCTCATTCGACTCTACTAATTTAAACAACAAAGGTTAG